In Nocardioides marinus, one DNA window encodes the following:
- a CDS encoding winged helix DNA-binding domain-containing protein, whose protein sequence is MGSPRLVDDAERRARLARRHALAPGHRAADPVGATRSVVVLHSTEPATVHLSVHARVDGVTRADVSAAMETERSLVKQLAMRRTLFVFPRDLLPAAWGSAASRTAGSERARLHRDLVAAGVATDPERWLAEAGAEVIDALDGAPEGLTMTELRAAVPTIDVRADLGSSQLNPGRILTLLGAEARVVRGANTSHWRVFRPRWRTTGSWLGEVPTPLTAAEGYAELVRRWLARFGPGTETDLVWWLGATKGAVRAALAEVGAVEVGVPADGGAVAPAYVLPDDVDPAPAVEPWAALLPVLDPTAMGWKERGFHLGPHAPAVFDRNGNAGTTAWWDGRVVGCWVQDDDGTVAVRLLEDVPAQGRAALRQEAGRLTGWLAGERVGTVYPSPAMRCDPGDLTYPVLRA, encoded by the coding sequence ATGGGCTCCCCGAGGCTGGTCGACGACGCAGAACGACGAGCGCGACTCGCGCGGCGCCACGCCCTGGCCCCCGGGCACCGGGCCGCCGACCCGGTCGGGGCGACCCGGTCCGTGGTCGTGCTGCACTCCACCGAGCCCGCGACCGTGCACCTGTCCGTGCACGCGCGGGTCGACGGGGTCACCCGTGCCGACGTCAGTGCCGCGATGGAGACCGAGCGCAGCCTGGTCAAGCAGCTGGCCATGCGACGCACGCTGTTCGTCTTCCCCCGGGACCTGCTGCCGGCGGCCTGGGGGAGCGCGGCCTCTCGCACCGCCGGCTCGGAGCGTGCGCGTCTGCACCGCGACCTGGTCGCCGCCGGGGTCGCCACCGATCCCGAGCGGTGGTTGGCCGAGGCCGGTGCCGAGGTGATCGACGCCCTCGACGGCGCCCCCGAGGGCCTCACCATGACCGAGCTGCGCGCGGCCGTCCCCACGATCGACGTGCGTGCCGACCTGGGCTCCTCCCAGCTCAACCCCGGCCGGATCCTCACGCTGCTCGGCGCCGAGGCCCGCGTGGTCCGCGGTGCCAACACCAGCCACTGGCGGGTCTTCCGGCCCCGCTGGCGCACGACGGGTTCCTGGCTCGGCGAGGTCCCGACCCCGCTCACCGCCGCCGAGGGGTACGCCGAGCTCGTCCGGCGCTGGCTGGCCCGCTTCGGCCCCGGAACCGAGACCGACCTGGTCTGGTGGCTGGGGGCGACCAAGGGGGCCGTGCGCGCGGCGCTGGCCGAGGTGGGGGCCGTCGAGGTCGGGGTCCCGGCCGATGGAGGCGCCGTCGCGCCGGCGTACGTCCTGCCCGACGACGTCGACCCGGCTCCCGCGGTCGAGCCGTGGGCGGCGCTGCTCCCGGTGCTGGACCCCACCGCGATGGGCTGGAAGGAGCGTGGCTTCCACCTCGGGCCACACGCGCCGGCCGTCTTCGACCGCAACGGCAACGCCGGCACGACCGCGTGGTGGGACGGGCGCGTCGTCGGCTGCTGGGTCCAGGACGACGACGGCACCGTGGCGGTCCGCCTCCTCGAGGACGTCCCGGCGCAGGGCAGGGCGGCGCTGCGGCAGGAGGCCGGTCGGCTCACCGGGTGGCTGGCGGGGGAGCGGGTCGGCACCGTCTACCCCTCGCCGGCGATGCGGTGCGACCCCGGGGACCTCACCTACCCTGTGCTGCGTGCGTGA
- a CDS encoding MDR family MFS transporter has translation MATNTSPASSSTPESGEYTHAQVLTILSGLMLGMFLASLDQTIVSTSIRTIADDLNGLSVQAWVTTAYLITATITTPIYGKLGDNYGRKKLFMFAISLFVAASALCSFADSMYMLAAFRAIQGLGAGGLMTLVLAIIGDIVSPRERAKYTGYFMATFATSSVLGPVLGGLLAGREEILGVTGWRWVFLVNVPVGLIALVVVARTLNVSVERRDVRVDWWGASALVLGLVPLLTVAEQGREWGWASGLALACYGLGVLGLVLFVVAEHAMGEAALIPLRMFRIRVASVTIAASVIIGMAMFGGIMILPLYMQIVHGASPTKAGILMLPMVAGMMAASISSGRVISRTGHVRLFPIVGSAVIVLGLFLLSFTTADTPLPLVSCSMFVLGLGLGSCMQPLLLTVQSAVPPTEIGVATASATFFRQLGGTLGVAIFLSILFSTVGPNISTALDEAATTPEFQQGVAQVGGLDESVVEGIQDDSSVLETLPDAVAHPFRVGFAESMDLVFLSAAGVGVLAFLILLLLPPVELRATSASAARASDTAAAAATPSPTGTPTSTPAAPRE, from the coding sequence ATGGCAACGAACACGTCCCCCGCGTCCTCGTCGACCCCCGAGTCGGGTGAGTACACCCACGCCCAGGTCCTCACGATCCTCTCCGGGCTGATGCTCGGCATGTTCCTGGCGTCCCTGGACCAGACGATCGTCAGCACGTCGATCCGCACGATCGCCGACGACCTCAACGGCCTGTCGGTCCAGGCCTGGGTGACCACGGCCTACCTGATCACCGCGACGATCACGACCCCGATCTACGGCAAGCTCGGGGACAACTACGGGCGCAAGAAGCTCTTCATGTTCGCCATCTCGCTGTTCGTGGCGGCCTCGGCGCTGTGCTCGTTCGCCGACTCGATGTACATGCTCGCGGCGTTCCGGGCCATCCAGGGCCTCGGCGCGGGCGGCCTGATGACGCTGGTGCTCGCCATCATCGGCGACATCGTCAGCCCTCGCGAGCGCGCGAAGTACACCGGCTACTTCATGGCCACCTTCGCCACCTCCTCGGTGCTCGGCCCGGTCCTCGGGGGCCTGCTCGCCGGGCGCGAGGAGATCCTCGGCGTCACCGGGTGGCGCTGGGTCTTCCTGGTCAACGTCCCCGTCGGCCTGATCGCCCTGGTGGTCGTCGCGCGCACCCTCAACGTCAGCGTCGAGCGTCGCGACGTCCGGGTGGACTGGTGGGGCGCCTCCGCCCTGGTCCTGGGCCTGGTGCCGCTGCTGACCGTCGCCGAGCAGGGCCGCGAGTGGGGCTGGGCCTCCGGTCTGGCGCTGGCCTGCTACGGCCTCGGGGTGCTGGGCCTGGTGCTCTTCGTGGTCGCCGAGCACGCGATGGGGGAGGCCGCGCTGATCCCGCTGCGGATGTTCCGCATCCGGGTGGCCTCGGTGACGATCGCGGCCAGCGTGATCATCGGGATGGCGATGTTCGGCGGCATCATGATCCTGCCGCTCTACATGCAGATCGTGCACGGGGCCAGCCCGACCAAGGCCGGCATCCTGATGCTGCCGATGGTCGCCGGCATGATGGCGGCCTCCATCAGCTCCGGCCGGGTGATCTCCCGCACCGGCCACGTCCGGCTCTTCCCGATCGTCGGCTCCGCGGTGATCGTCCTGGGGCTGTTCCTCCTCTCCTTCACCACCGCCGACACCCCGCTGCCGCTGGTCAGCTGCTCGATGTTCGTGCTCGGCCTCGGGCTGGGCTCGTGCATGCAGCCGCTGCTGCTCACCGTGCAGAGCGCGGTGCCGCCCACCGAGATCGGTGTCGCCACCGCGTCGGCCACCTTCTTCCGCCAGCTCGGCGGCACCCTCGGTGTCGCGATCTTCCTCTCGATCCTCTTCTCGACCGTCGGGCCCAACATCTCCACGGCGCTGGACGAGGCGGCCACCACCCCGGAGTTCCAACAGGGCGTCGCGCAGGTCGGGGGCCTGGACGAGAGCGTGGTCGAGGGCATCCAGGACGACTCCTCGGTGCTCGAGACGCTGCCCGACGCCGTGGCCCACCCCTTCCGGGTCGGGTTCGCGGAGTCCATGGACCTGGTGTTCCTCAGTGCCGCGGGTGTGGGCGTGCTCGCCTTCCTCATCCTGCTCCTGCTGCCGCCGGTGGAGCTGCGGGCCACCTCGGCCTCCGCGGCCCGGGCCTCCGACACCGCGGCGGCGGCCGCCACCCCCTCCCCGACCGGCACGCCCACCAGCACCCCGGCCGCGCCGCGCGAGTAG
- a CDS encoding TIGR03960 family B12-binding radical SAM protein translates to MSAPAALRRGQSVFELLEPHLPGVSKPIQYVGGELNSTVKDWDCGAGSEESGGQTVRWALMYPDAYEVGLPNQGVQILYEVLNERDWIVAERTYAVWPDMERVLREQAIPQFTVDAHRPVGDFDLFGLSFSTELGYTNMINALDLAGIPLRAADRTEDHPVVLAGGHAAFNPEPIAEFLDAAVLGDGEEVVLAISDIVREWKAEDRPGGRDELLRRLAVTGNVYVPRFYDVVYAEDGSIEAVVPNRPGIPFRVRKHTLMDLDAWPYPAKPLVPLAETVHERFSVEIFRGCTRGCRFCQAGMITRPVRERSIETIGDMVENGIRKSGFEEVGLLSLSSADHTEIGDVAKGLADRYEGSNVSLSLPSTRVDAFNITLANEFSRNGRRSGLTFAPEGGSERMRKVINKMVTEEDLIRTVATAYSHGWRQVKLYFMVGLPTETDEDVLQVAELAKAVIAKGREVAGHNDIRCTVSIGGFVPKPHTPFQWAAQLDVETTDERLKQLRDTVRADKKFGRAIGFRYHDGKPGIIEGLLSRGDRRVARVIEEVWRDGGRFDGWSEHFSYDRWIAAAERGLAGTGVDLDWFTTRERDYDEVLPWDHLDSGLDKDWLWGDWEDALAVADGSADVEVEDCRWTPCYDCGVCPEMGTEIQIGPTGQQLLPLSVV, encoded by the coding sequence ATGTCCGCCCCCGCCGCCCTGCGCCGAGGACAGTCCGTCTTCGAGCTCCTCGAGCCGCACCTGCCGGGAGTCTCCAAGCCGATCCAGTACGTCGGCGGCGAGCTGAACTCCACGGTCAAGGACTGGGACTGCGGTGCCGGCTCCGAGGAGTCCGGCGGCCAGACCGTCCGCTGGGCGCTGATGTACCCCGACGCCTACGAGGTCGGCCTGCCAAACCAGGGCGTCCAGATCCTCTACGAGGTGCTCAACGAGCGCGACTGGATCGTCGCCGAGCGCACCTACGCGGTGTGGCCGGACATGGAGAGGGTGCTGCGCGAGCAGGCCATCCCGCAGTTCACCGTCGACGCCCACCGCCCGGTCGGTGACTTCGACCTCTTCGGGCTCAGCTTCTCCACCGAGCTCGGCTACACCAACATGATCAACGCGCTCGACCTCGCCGGCATCCCGCTGCGCGCCGCCGACCGCACCGAGGACCACCCGGTCGTCCTGGCCGGCGGCCACGCGGCGTTCAACCCCGAGCCGATCGCGGAGTTCCTCGACGCCGCCGTCCTCGGCGACGGCGAGGAGGTCGTCCTCGCGATCTCCGACATCGTCCGGGAGTGGAAGGCCGAGGACCGCCCCGGCGGTCGGGACGAGCTGCTGCGCCGCCTCGCGGTCACCGGCAACGTCTACGTCCCCCGCTTCTACGACGTGGTGTACGCCGAGGACGGCTCGATCGAGGCCGTCGTGCCCAACCGGCCCGGCATCCCGTTCCGGGTGCGCAAGCACACCCTGATGGACCTCGACGCCTGGCCCTACCCGGCCAAGCCGCTGGTGCCGCTGGCCGAGACCGTCCACGAGCGGTTCAGCGTCGAGATCTTCCGCGGCTGCACCCGCGGCTGCCGCTTCTGCCAGGCCGGGATGATCACCCGTCCCGTGCGTGAGCGCTCGATCGAGACGATCGGCGACATGGTCGAGAACGGCATCCGCAAGTCCGGCTTCGAGGAGGTCGGCCTGCTTTCGCTCTCCAGCGCCGACCACACCGAGATCGGCGACGTCGCCAAGGGGCTGGCCGACCGCTACGAGGGCTCGAACGTCTCGCTGTCGCTGCCCTCGACCCGCGTCGACGCCTTCAACATCACCCTCGCCAACGAGTTCTCCCGCAACGGCCGGCGCTCGGGGCTGACCTTCGCCCCCGAGGGCGGCTCGGAGCGGATGCGCAAGGTCATCAACAAGATGGTGACCGAGGAGGACCTCATCCGCACCGTCGCGACGGCGTACTCCCACGGCTGGCGGCAGGTGAAGCTCTACTTCATGGTCGGTCTCCCGACCGAGACCGACGAGGACGTGCTGCAGGTCGCCGAGCTGGCCAAGGCGGTCATCGCCAAGGGCCGCGAGGTCGCCGGGCACAACGACATCCGGTGCACGGTGTCGATCGGCGGGTTCGTCCCGAAGCCGCACACCCCCTTCCAGTGGGCCGCGCAGCTCGACGTCGAGACCACCGACGAGCGGCTCAAGCAGTTGCGCGACACCGTGCGGGCGGACAAGAAGTTCGGCCGCGCCATCGGCTTCCGCTACCACGACGGCAAGCCCGGCATCATCGAGGGGCTCCTCTCCCGCGGCGACCGTCGCGTGGCCCGCGTCATCGAGGAGGTCTGGCGCGACGGCGGCCGTTTCGACGGCTGGTCGGAGCACTTCTCCTACGACCGCTGGATCGCTGCGGCCGAGCGCGGCCTCGCTGGCACCGGCGTGGACCTCGACTGGTTCACCACCCGCGAGCGCGACTACGACGAGGTCCTGCCCTGGGACCACCTCGACTCCGGTCTCGACAAGGACTGGCTGTGGGGCGACTGGGAGGACGCGCTGGCCGTGGCCGACGGGTCGGCCGACGTCGAGGTCGAGGACTGCCGCTGGACCCCCTGCTACGACTGCGGCGTGTGCCCGGAGATGGGCACCGAGATCCAGATCGGTCCCACCGGCCAGCAGCTGCTGCCGCTCTCCGTCGTCTGA
- a CDS encoding MFS transporter, giving the protein MTRRPSPLFWVGLLLLSVNLRPAAVSVGPVLEEVSDGLAMSSAETSLLTSLPVLAFAVVGALASAAAARWGLHRATLLALVAVTVGLAARAVTGNAEVFLLLSLLAVSGTALANVLIPSLVKLHAPDRIGPATALYSTVLAVGLTGGLVLTVPLSTALGGGVEEGWRWGLGAWTLLGAVAVLPWLLLVGHDRTPAPPGPRVRFLDVARTPLGLSLAAYFGLQSLQAYAIFGWFAQLWRDAGFSPTEAGLLVGVLTGTTIPLSFVLPRVLVRTRHPAALLLGVAACYPVAYVGLVLDPVEPALLWALLTGIGTTTFPLVLTLIGLRARTAEGTATLSAFSQSVGYLIAVAGPFVVGSLYAATDGWTVPLAFLLVALLPMVWLSVRLARPAYVEDQLPAARR; this is encoded by the coding sequence GTGACCCGTCGTCCCTCGCCACTGTTCTGGGTCGGCCTGCTGCTGCTCTCGGTCAACCTGCGCCCCGCCGCCGTCAGCGTCGGACCGGTGCTGGAGGAGGTCAGCGACGGGCTGGCGATGTCGAGCGCGGAGACCTCGCTGCTGACCTCGCTGCCGGTGCTGGCCTTCGCCGTCGTGGGCGCGCTCGCGTCCGCCGCGGCCGCCCGCTGGGGACTCCACCGCGCCACCCTGCTCGCCCTGGTCGCCGTCACCGTGGGCCTGGCCGCCCGCGCGGTCACGGGGAACGCCGAGGTCTTCCTGCTGCTCTCGCTGCTGGCGGTCTCGGGCACCGCGCTGGCCAACGTGCTGATCCCCTCGCTGGTCAAGCTGCACGCCCCCGACCGGATCGGCCCGGCCACCGCGCTGTACTCGACGGTGCTGGCGGTGGGACTCACCGGCGGCCTCGTGCTGACCGTCCCGCTGAGCACCGCGCTCGGGGGTGGTGTGGAGGAGGGCTGGCGCTGGGGCCTCGGCGCCTGGACCCTGCTCGGCGCCGTGGCGGTCCTGCCCTGGCTCCTGCTGGTCGGCCACGACCGGACCCCTGCCCCGCCCGGGCCGCGCGTGAGGTTCCTCGACGTGGCCCGCACCCCACTGGGGCTGTCCCTGGCGGCGTACTTCGGCCTGCAGTCGCTGCAGGCCTACGCGATCTTCGGGTGGTTCGCCCAGCTCTGGCGCGACGCCGGCTTCTCCCCCACCGAGGCCGGGCTGCTGGTCGGGGTGCTCACGGGCACGACGATCCCGCTGTCCTTCGTGCTGCCCCGTGTCCTGGTGCGCACCCGGCACCCGGCCGCGCTGCTGCTGGGCGTCGCCGCCTGCTACCCCGTGGCCTACGTCGGCCTGGTCCTCGACCCGGTCGAGCCGGCGCTGCTGTGGGCCCTGCTCACCGGCATCGGCACCACGACGTTCCCGCTCGTGCTGACCCTGATCGGGCTGCGCGCCCGGACGGCGGAGGGCACGGCCACGCTGTCGGCCTTCTCCCAGTCGGTGGGCTACCTCATCGCCGTGGCCGGGCCGTTCGTCGTGGGCAGCCTCTACGCCGCCACCGACGGCTGGACCGTCCCGCTGGCCTTCCTGCTGGTGGCGCTGCTGCCGATGGTCTGGCTCTCGGTCCGGCTGGCGCGTCCGGCGTACGTCGAGGACCAGCTGCCCGCCGCCCGTCGCTGA